A window of Onychostoma macrolepis isolate SWU-2019 chromosome 01, ASM1243209v1, whole genome shotgun sequence contains these coding sequences:
- the LOC131545332 gene encoding uncharacterized protein LOC131545332 — protein MERTRVTVITLMCVLFCKQQRVFGLEVDMRVKAGDSITLYCDCVISLGSHIVWWRNCSHEHQPSLLIDRTKIFKETFPRFSFVLNSSGNSYDLHITNISVSDEGIYYCAKRENKINTDAGGIINAKSDYEYGNKSTRLSVLESVRPGAERFNTSSTPPASDCVLCWTLLFSVCPVCVLLFSLLSSICVYCFCQRKTTGSETQTENRRDEGGEVCYASLDMPSIQQKKLKKKRVQRSDFSVYSEVRTKGL, from the exons ATGGAGCGAACAAGAGTTACAGTCATCACACTTATGT GTGTGTTGTTCTGTAAACAGCAGAGAGTGTTTGGGTTAGAAGTGGACATGAGAGTTAAAGCAGGAGACAGCATCACTCTGTACTGTGACTGTGTCATATCATTAGGATCACACATTGTTTGGTGGAGAAACTGCTCACATGAGCATCAACCATCTCTGTTAATAGATCGTACAAAAATATTCAAGGAGACGTTTCCACGTTTCAGTTTTGTGCTCAACAGCTCCGGTAACTCCTATGATCTACATATTACAAACATCAGTGTCTCTGATGAGGGAATATACTACTGTGccaaaagagaaaataaaataaatacagatgcAGGCGGCATCATAAATGCAAAATCTGATTATGAGTATGGAAACAAGTCAACTCGTCTCTCTGTCTTGG AGTCAGTGCGTCCTGGTGCTGAGAGGTTCAACACCTCCTCCACACCTCCTGCATCAGACTGTGTGCTCTGCTGGACGCTGCTGTTCAGTGTGTGTCCGGTGTGTGTTCTCctcttctctctcctctcctccatcTGTGTGTACTGCTTCTGTCAGAGGAAAACTACAG GTTCTGAAACACAGACTGAGAACAGACGTGATGAG GGTGGTGAAGTGTGTTATGCTTCATTGGACATGCCTTCCATACAGCAAAAAaagctgaagaaaaaaagagttCAGCGTTCAGACTTCAGTGTTTATTCTGAGGTCAGAACTAAAGGACTATAA